In Bacteroidetes bacterium GWF2_43_63, the following proteins share a genomic window:
- a CDS encoding nucleotidyltransferase, translated as MKPTLLIPAAGMGSRYGGLKQMDGMGPSGETLMDYSVYDAIRAGFGKVVFIIRHDFEQEFKNIFNPKRFGGRIEVDYAFQSFENIPAGFTINPERTKPLGAGQALLMAADLIHEPFAVINSDDFYGYESFKIVFDHLNACDPAENEYCMAGFQLGNTLSETGGVSRAICNINKNHELVSIYECHQIVKNNSEISGVDEGDNKVFLNENAIVSMNIWGFTTGFMKHAHALFIDFLHQNSMDLKAEFHIPYVVGQLIGSENATVHAKETPARWFGVTWPQDRKTVVESLKLKVLNGEYPENLWGT; from the coding sequence ATGAAACCAACATTACTGATACCGGCCGCAGGGATGGGAAGCCGGTATGGTGGCCTTAAACAAATGGACGGCATGGGGCCGTCGGGCGAAACACTGATGGACTATTCGGTGTATGATGCTATCCGCGCCGGTTTCGGGAAGGTAGTGTTTATTATCCGACACGATTTCGAGCAGGAATTCAAAAACATTTTCAATCCTAAGCGCTTTGGTGGCCGCATTGAAGTAGATTATGCCTTTCAGTCTTTTGAGAATATTCCTGCGGGATTCACTATTAATCCTGAAAGGACAAAACCCCTGGGCGCCGGACAAGCCCTGTTGATGGCAGCCGACCTCATTCACGAACCCTTCGCTGTTATAAACTCCGACGATTTTTACGGATACGAATCATTTAAAATTGTTTTTGACCACCTCAATGCATGCGATCCTGCAGAGAACGAATATTGCATGGCCGGGTTCCAACTCGGAAACACACTTTCGGAAACTGGCGGCGTGTCGCGCGCGATCTGCAATATCAACAAAAATCATGAGCTGGTCTCCATTTACGAATGTCATCAGATTGTAAAAAACAATTCGGAAATCAGCGGCGTCGATGAAGGGGATAACAAAGTGTTTCTGAACGAAAATGCAATCGTTTCGATGAACATCTGGGGATTCACGACTGGCTTTATGAAACATGCCCATGCACTTTTTATAGATTTTCTTCATCAGAACAGCATGGATCTGAAAGCTGAATTTCATATTCCCTATGTTGTCGGACAGCTTATCGGGAGCGAAAATGCGACGGTTCATGCAAAGGAAACACCAGCCCGTTGGTTCGGGGTTACATGGCCGCAAGACCGCAAAACCGTAGTGGAAAGTTTAAAATTAAAAGTTCTTAACGGTGAGTATCCGGAAAATTTGTGGGGCACATGA
- a CDS encoding glycine dehydrogenase (aminomethyl-transferring) gives MITNNFTFRHIGPSEEEKQTLLKTIGVSSGEELIEKTIPKSIINPKNLNIGPGLNEYETQSLLKSLGAQNKIFKSFIGMGYYGTIIPGVILRNILESPGWYTSYTPYQAEISQGRLEALLNFQTVVSDLTGMPISNASLLDEATAAAEAMLMTYNTRKRDKVKAGANQFFVSHGILPQSLDVIRTRAIPLGIDVVVDCVKSYNFNEKTFGALVQYPNQYGKIQDYSEFAEKVHANGSMLAVAADLMALTLLTPPAEWGADIVVGSTQRLGIPMGYGGPSAAFMATKEEFVRTMPGRIIGVSKDALGNRALRMTLQTREQHIKRERATSNICTAQALLAIMAGMYAVYHGPDGLKEIARHMNILAGVLSAEVEKVGYKQINENYFDTVQIQIPDGVNMDEIRKLALQNEMNFRYIDSKLIGISIDETTTLDDINTIADLLASAVGKQHTPYVCKPAECELIRTFDAAFDRKSSYLTHKVFHSYRNETDMMRYITNLRNKDLALDRAMIPLGSCTMKLNAATELFYMSWPEYGNIHPFVPADQAKGYLTMLAELEQLLAEITGFDKVSFQPNSGAAGEYTGLMVIRAYHESRGDSARNVCLIPSSAHGTNPASAAMAGMKIVVIKADEKGNIDIADLKQKADEHSKDLSALMITYPSTHGIFEEAVIEIMDIIHSHGGQVYMDGANMNAQVGYTSPGFIGADVCHLNLHKTFAIPHGGGGPGVGPIGVARHLSPFLPGHVMVKTGGEKAISAVAASPFGSAYVIPISYAYIKLLGGEGLKKATEYAILNANYLMKKLEPHYNILYKGDHGFVAHEFIVDCNAFHKDGVTETDIAKRLMDYGFHAPTLGFPVHGTLMVEPTESEPMSELNRFIDAMLAIREEIREVAEGKCDKENNVLKHAPHTVEMVATDNWNKPYSREKATCHRKDALKYWPTVTRIDDAYGDRNIFCTCATPE, from the coding sequence ATGATCACCAATAATTTTACTTTCAGGCATATAGGGCCATCGGAAGAAGAGAAACAGACTTTGCTCAAAACCATCGGGGTTTCATCAGGCGAAGAACTAATTGAAAAAACAATCCCAAAAAGCATCATCAATCCAAAGAATCTCAATATTGGCCCGGGTCTGAATGAATATGAAACCCAAAGCCTTCTGAAAAGTCTTGGGGCACAGAATAAAATATTCAAGTCCTTTATTGGCATGGGATACTACGGAACCATCATTCCCGGCGTCATCCTCCGCAACATTCTCGAAAGTCCGGGTTGGTACACTTCCTACACCCCATATCAGGCCGAAATAAGCCAGGGACGACTCGAAGCATTGCTCAATTTTCAGACAGTCGTTTCTGACCTCACAGGCATGCCCATCTCAAATGCATCCCTGCTCGATGAAGCCACTGCTGCTGCCGAAGCAATGCTCATGACCTACAACACCCGTAAGCGCGACAAAGTAAAAGCCGGCGCCAATCAATTCTTTGTGTCGCACGGAATATTGCCGCAAAGCCTCGATGTTATCAGAACCCGGGCTATTCCACTTGGAATTGACGTTGTGGTAGATTGTGTAAAATCATATAATTTCAACGAAAAAACTTTCGGTGCCCTCGTTCAATATCCGAATCAGTACGGAAAAATTCAGGACTACAGCGAATTTGCAGAGAAAGTTCACGCCAACGGTTCCATGCTGGCAGTTGCTGCAGACCTGATGGCCCTTACACTGCTGACACCGCCTGCAGAATGGGGCGCAGACATCGTTGTAGGTTCAACTCAGCGCTTAGGAATTCCGATGGGATATGGTGGTCCGTCGGCCGCATTCATGGCTACGAAAGAAGAATTTGTCCGCACGATGCCGGGCCGCATAATCGGCGTTTCGAAAGATGCGCTCGGAAACCGCGCGCTCCGCATGACTCTGCAGACCCGCGAGCAGCATATCAAGCGTGAACGCGCCACTTCAAACATCTGTACAGCCCAGGCATTGCTCGCCATTATGGCAGGAATGTACGCAGTTTATCACGGACCGGATGGCCTGAAGGAAATTGCACGTCACATGAATATTCTGGCCGGTGTTCTCAGCGCTGAAGTTGAGAAAGTTGGGTACAAGCAGATCAACGAAAACTACTTCGACACTGTTCAGATTCAGATTCCGGATGGCGTAAATATGGATGAAATCCGCAAACTTGCGCTGCAGAATGAGATGAATTTCCGCTACATCGACAGCAAGCTCATCGGAATCAGCATTGATGAGACTACAACGCTTGATGACATTAATACTATTGCCGATCTTCTGGCTTCAGCTGTCGGAAAGCAGCATACTCCCTATGTCTGCAAGCCTGCTGAATGTGAATTAATAAGGACCTTCGACGCAGCATTTGACCGCAAAAGTTCATATCTCACCCATAAAGTTTTTCATTCATATCGGAACGAAACCGACATGATGCGCTATATTACCAACCTGCGCAACAAAGATCTGGCACTCGACCGCGCCATGATTCCGCTAGGAAGTTGTACCATGAAACTAAATGCAGCTACAGAACTGTTTTACATGAGCTGGCCGGAATACGGCAACATCCATCCTTTTGTACCCGCCGATCAGGCCAAAGGATATCTGACCATGCTGGCTGAACTCGAACAATTGCTGGCCGAAATAACGGGATTCGATAAAGTGAGTTTCCAGCCCAACAGCGGTGCGGCCGGCGAATATACCGGACTTATGGTTATTCGTGCCTATCACGAAAGTCGTGGTGACTCAGCCCGTAACGTGTGTCTGATTCCCAGTTCTGCTCACGGCACCAATCCCGCCAGTGCAGCCATGGCCGGAATGAAGATCGTTGTTATAAAAGCCGACGAAAAAGGCAATATTGATATCGCCGATCTGAAGCAAAAAGCGGATGAACACTCAAAAGATCTTTCGGCACTGATGATTACTTACCCTTCAACTCATGGAATTTTTGAGGAAGCAGTAATTGAAATCATGGACATCATCCATTCACACGGCGGGCAGGTTTATATGGATGGAGCAAACATGAATGCGCAGGTCGGATATACGAGCCCTGGCTTCATTGGCGCTGATGTTTGTCACCTGAATCTGCACAAAACATTTGCAATTCCTCATGGTGGCGGCGGCCCCGGCGTAGGTCCCATCGGCGTTGCCAGACACCTGTCACCATTCCTTCCGGGACATGTGATGGTGAAAACCGGTGGCGAAAAAGCGATTTCAGCTGTTGCGGCCTCGCCATTTGGCAGTGCTTATGTAATTCCCATTTCCTACGCTTATATTAAACTTTTGGGAGGAGAAGGGCTTAAGAAAGCTACTGAATATGCCATTCTGAATGCCAACTACCTGATGAAAAAGCTGGAACCACATTACAATATATTATATAAAGGCGACCATGGGTTTGTTGCGCACGAATTCATCGTTGATTGCAATGCTTTCCACAAGGACGGAGTAACAGAAACCGACATCGCCAAGCGACTGATGGATTATGGCTTTCACGCTCCAACACTGGGCTTTCCGGTTCACGGAACCCTGATGGTTGAACCTACGGAAAGCGAACCTATGTCAGAGCTCAACCGTTTTATTGATGCCATGCTGGCCATCCGTGAGGAAATCAGGGAAGTGGCTGAAGGAAAATGCGACAAGGAAAACAACGTGCTGAAACATGCTCCGCACACGGTGGAAATGGTTGCCACAGACAATTGGAACAAACCCTATTCGCGCGAAAAAGCCACCTGTCATCGCAAGGATGCGCTGAAATACTGGCCAACCGTAACACGAATCGATGATGCCTATGGTGACCGGAACATTTTCTGCACCTGTGCTACACCTGAATAA
- a CDS encoding transcription termination factor Rho, giving the protein MQEKPDLNKMLLPDLREYATSLNIKGISTIRKPELLRLINEALSGKTPKEEKFIPQPEIVAADPFIVEEKIESTEIDNQEPQIKRKRIDTVVDDVLAPPVKEDTSPVIPPVVSETPVHENPVQPASEDNNQSGENFPAHNKFRKDFKNGGDFSFKKKKPWQRDGYVPINKGNNPQQNNPQQNNQQKQYSKDDILLPLDPIDEFSEEPLTTIENNKELNENPVVKNVPPVVQDRPIHQHNQQHQPRPEKPAPFFELDGVVTAEGVLDLVPEGFGFLRSSDYNYLNSPDDVYVSQSQVKMFGLKTGDTVECTIRPPKDGEKYFTTVKILNVNGMEAEKIRDRIPFDFLTPLFPIKKFKLTGHPDETMTSRVIDLFSPIGKGQRGLIVAQPKTGKTVILKELANAIAYNHPEAYLIILLIDERPEEVTDMQRSVRAEVIASTFDEPADKHVKIANIVLEKAKRMVECGHDVVILLDSITRLARAYNTVAPSSGKVLSGGVESNALQKPKRFFGAARQIENGGSLTIIATALIDTGSKMDEVIFEEFKGTGNMELQLDRKLSNKRIYPAIDIVASSTRRDDLLVAKEVLQRVWILRTHLADMNPLEAMGFIQDRMKFTKTNEEFLMTMNS; this is encoded by the coding sequence ATGCAGGAAAAGCCAGATCTTAACAAGATGCTGTTGCCCGATTTACGTGAGTACGCAACTTCATTAAATATTAAAGGCATATCAACCATTCGCAAGCCAGAATTGCTGCGCCTTATCAACGAAGCATTATCAGGAAAAACACCCAAAGAAGAAAAGTTTATTCCACAACCGGAAATTGTTGCCGCTGATCCATTTATAGTTGAGGAAAAAATCGAATCGACCGAAATTGATAATCAAGAACCTCAAATCAAAAGAAAGAGAATAGACACGGTAGTGGACGATGTTCTTGCACCTCCTGTCAAGGAAGATACAAGTCCTGTTATTCCACCCGTAGTTTCTGAAACACCGGTGCATGAAAATCCCGTACAACCCGCTTCGGAAGACAATAATCAGTCAGGTGAAAACTTCCCTGCGCATAATAAATTTCGCAAGGATTTTAAAAACGGCGGTGATTTTTCCTTTAAAAAGAAAAAGCCATGGCAGCGCGATGGATATGTTCCGATAAACAAAGGCAACAATCCGCAACAGAACAATCCGCAACAAAACAATCAGCAGAAACAATATTCGAAAGATGATATTTTGCTTCCGCTTGACCCGATAGATGAGTTTTCGGAAGAGCCACTGACAACTATTGAAAACAATAAGGAATTGAATGAAAATCCGGTGGTCAAAAATGTGCCGCCTGTTGTTCAGGATAGGCCCATTCATCAGCATAATCAGCAGCATCAGCCGCGACCTGAAAAGCCGGCTCCTTTCTTTGAGCTCGATGGCGTTGTAACCGCCGAAGGTGTGCTGGATCTCGTACCCGAAGGGTTCGGATTTCTGCGTTCATCAGATTACAATTATCTGAATTCTCCCGACGATGTTTATGTAAGTCAGAGTCAGGTGAAAATGTTCGGACTAAAAACGGGCGACACTGTTGAATGCACGATTCGTCCGCCAAAAGATGGTGAGAAGTATTTTACTACAGTAAAAATTTTAAATGTAAACGGAATGGAAGCGGAAAAAATCCGCGACCGCATCCCATTTGATTTTCTCACACCATTGTTCCCGATAAAAAAATTCAAGCTTACCGGACACCCTGATGAAACCATGACGAGCCGCGTCATTGATTTGTTTTCGCCCATCGGAAAAGGTCAGCGCGGATTGATTGTTGCGCAACCAAAAACCGGTAAGACCGTCATTTTGAAAGAGCTCGCCAATGCCATTGCATACAACCATCCTGAAGCATATCTGATCATTTTGCTTATTGATGAACGCCCGGAAGAAGTGACCGATATGCAGCGCAGCGTTCGCGCTGAAGTAATTGCTTCCACTTTTGATGAGCCGGCCGATAAGCATGTGAAGATTGCCAACATTGTTCTTGAAAAAGCAAAACGTATGGTAGAGTGTGGCCATGATGTTGTGATTCTGCTCGACTCAATCACACGTCTGGCGCGAGCATACAACACTGTTGCGCCTTCATCCGGCAAAGTCCTTTCAGGAGGAGTTGAATCAAATGCTCTGCAGAAACCAAAAAGATTTTTTGGCGCTGCCCGTCAGATCGAAAACGGCGGATCGCTCACCATCATTGCCACGGCTCTGATTGATACCGGTTCAAAAATGGATGAAGTTATTTTTGAGGAATTTAAAGGAACCGGAAATATGGAATTACAGCTCGATCGCAAGCTGTCGAATAAGCGTATTTATCCGGCTATTGATATTGTTGCATCCAGCACCCGGCGCGACGATCTGCTTGTTGCCAAAGAAGTTCTGCAACGCGTGTGGATCTTGCGGACACACCTGGCCGACATGAATCCGCTCGAGGCAATGGGTTTCATACAGGATCGAATGAAGTTCACCAAAACGAACGAAGAGTTTCTGATGACGATGAATTCGTAG
- a CDS encoding sodium/glucose cotransporter — MTFNTLDYGILIAYMLLILSIGLWVSRTKKGEKKNAADYFLASKGLPWWIIGASIIASNISAEQFIGMSGSGFAIGIGIASYEFMGAITLILVAVFFMPIFLKMGIFTMPEFLEKRYDKRVKTTMAIFWLAVFIFVNLASILYLGALTIKNVLFEGRDLMVMGNTVDPLWIGIIVLGVFSAAYSVSGGLKAVAITDVVQVIFLIGGGLLTTYIALQYIGDNGNVFDGFIKLTEKAPEKFDMILSKDNPQYMNLPGISVLLGGMWVANLYYFGCNQYIIQRALAAKSIKQAQSGLAFAGILKLLLPLIVVIPGVVAFVITSDPASAHYNEISKPDAAYPWLLHNFVPNGFKGLAFAALVAAIVSSLASMMNSISTIFTMDIYHGYIKKDASETRLVSVGRITAAVALIIAIPTAILLQNLDQAFQFIQEFTGFVSPGALAIFLLGFFWKRATSNGALLAALGTFVFSAAFKYLLPDLPFMDRMGIVFILCVLIMVVTAFIEKKPASEKSIIIEKAQFKTSTGFKIASLIIIIILTVIYTMWW, encoded by the coding sequence ATGACATTCAATACACTTGATTACGGAATTCTGATTGCCTACATGCTGCTTATTCTCAGTATCGGTTTGTGGGTATCACGTACGAAAAAAGGCGAAAAGAAAAACGCCGCCGATTATTTTCTTGCAAGCAAGGGACTGCCCTGGTGGATTATCGGCGCATCGATTATCGCTTCAAACATTTCAGCAGAACAATTCATCGGCATGTCCGGATCTGGCTTTGCCATTGGCATTGGCATAGCCTCCTATGAATTTATGGGAGCCATTACTTTAATTCTTGTGGCCGTGTTTTTCATGCCGATATTTCTAAAAATGGGCATATTCACTATGCCTGAATTTCTTGAAAAGCGATACGATAAACGCGTAAAAACCACCATGGCTATTTTCTGGCTTGCCGTTTTTATTTTCGTCAACCTCGCATCCATTCTGTATCTTGGAGCACTTACCATAAAGAATGTTTTATTCGAAGGCCGAGATCTGATGGTTATGGGAAACACTGTCGATCCGCTTTGGATTGGCATCATTGTTTTAGGTGTGTTTTCTGCTGCATATTCTGTTTCGGGCGGTTTAAAGGCAGTTGCAATTACAGATGTTGTGCAAGTCATATTCCTCATTGGCGGCGGATTACTGACAACCTACATAGCGCTTCAATACATCGGAGACAATGGAAATGTTTTTGACGGTTTTATAAAACTCACTGAAAAAGCGCCCGAAAAATTTGACATGATCCTTTCGAAAGACAATCCGCAATACATGAATCTGCCTGGAATTAGCGTGTTGCTGGGCGGTATGTGGGTAGCCAATTTATATTATTTCGGGTGCAATCAATACATCATACAGCGCGCTCTGGCAGCCAAAAGCATCAAACAGGCACAGAGCGGTCTCGCCTTTGCTGGGATTCTGAAATTGTTGCTTCCGCTCATAGTGGTCATCCCGGGAGTTGTTGCCTTTGTAATAACAAGTGATCCTGCCAGTGCACATTACAATGAAATTTCAAAACCCGACGCAGCTTATCCCTGGCTACTGCACAACTTTGTTCCAAACGGATTCAAAGGTCTCGCATTTGCCGCTCTGGTAGCAGCCATCGTGAGTTCCCTTGCTTCAATGATGAATAGCATTTCCACCATTTTCACCATGGACATTTATCATGGCTACATTAAAAAAGACGCGTCGGAAACAAGATTAGTCAGTGTTGGTCGCATTACAGCAGCGGTAGCGTTGATCATTGCCATTCCAACCGCAATCTTGTTGCAGAATCTCGATCAGGCATTTCAATTCATCCAGGAGTTCACAGGTTTTGTAAGTCCGGGCGCACTGGCCATTTTTCTGCTTGGATTTTTCTGGAAACGGGCAACATCAAACGGCGCTCTGCTGGCAGCTCTCGGAACATTTGTTTTTTCTGCTGCTTTCAAATATTTACTACCCGATCTTCCATTTATGGACCGCATGGGAATCGTATTTATTCTTTGTGTTCTGATAATGGTCGTTACTGCTTTCATTGAAAAAAAACCCGCCAGCGAAAAATCCATTATCATTGAAAAAGCTCAATTTAAAACAAGCACAGGATTTAAAATCGCATCACTGATCATCATAATAATTCTCACTGTTATCTACACCATGTGGTGGTAA
- a CDS encoding signal recognition particle-docking protein FtsY: MALFGIFGKEKKESLDDGLKKTRENVFARISRAVAGKSKVDDEVLDSLEEALISSDVGVETTLKIIERIQNRVSRDKYVGIDELNHILRDEIVLMLDENSNPGSVQPGDVPTYVILVVGVNGVGKTTTIGKLAYRFKNAGKSVVIGAADTFRAAAVDQLKVWAQRAGVDIVEKGMNADPASVAYDTAVFAKTNNYQVAIIDTAGRLHNKINLMNELGKIKKVVQKVFPDGPQEVLLVLDASTGQNAFEQAKQFTAVTDVNALALTKLDGTAKGGVVIGISDRFSIPVKYIGIGEKIDDIQIFDSAEFVDSLFKN, from the coding sequence ATGGCATTATTCGGAATTTTCGGAAAAGAGAAAAAGGAAAGCCTTGACGATGGTTTGAAAAAGACCCGCGAAAATGTGTTTGCACGCATATCGCGAGCTGTCGCCGGAAAATCAAAAGTAGATGATGAGGTGCTTGACAGCCTCGAAGAGGCACTCATTTCTTCGGATGTGGGTGTTGAAACTACGTTGAAAATTATTGAACGGATTCAGAACCGGGTTTCCCGTGATAAATATGTTGGAATCGATGAACTCAACCATATTCTGAGAGATGAAATTGTTCTGATGCTCGATGAAAACAGCAATCCTGGTTCAGTGCAGCCTGGCGATGTTCCAACTTATGTTATTTTAGTTGTTGGGGTGAATGGCGTTGGAAAAACCACCACCATCGGAAAACTGGCCTATCGTTTTAAAAACGCGGGTAAATCCGTAGTGATTGGGGCGGCCGATACGTTCCGGGCAGCAGCAGTCGATCAGCTGAAAGTCTGGGCTCAGCGCGCAGGTGTCGATATTGTCGAAAAAGGAATGAATGCCGATCCTGCATCGGTGGCATATGATACAGCCGTATTTGCAAAAACAAATAATTATCAGGTGGCCATTATTGACACGGCCGGACGTCTGCACAACAAAATTAACCTGATGAATGAGCTGGGAAAAATTAAAAAAGTTGTACAAAAAGTTTTTCCCGATGGGCCCCAGGAAGTCTTGCTGGTGCTGGATGCATCAACCGGACAAAATGCTTTTGAGCAGGCCAAACAATTCACGGCAGTCACTGATGTTAATGCACTGGCACTTACAAAACTTGATGGTACAGCCAAGGGTGGGGTAGTCATTGGAATATCGGATCGTTTCAGTATTCCGGTGAAATACATTGGAATCGGTGAAAAAATCGATGACATCCAGATTTTCGATAGCGCAGAATTTGTTGACAGTCTTTTTAAAAATTAG
- a CDS encoding galactokinase, whose amino-acid sequence MIDEIRSLFYNKFSSKGAMYAAPGRVNLIGEHTDYNNGFVLPGAINKSVILEIAPNYNEHYNIFAADLEQEITFEANGQKSDLSWANYIIGVVMEMKERGFTAPGFDCVFRGNIPRGGGMSSSAALESAFAFAINDMNHFNISKKELAKIGQMTEHNYAGVRCGIMDQFASLHGEKEKLIRLDCRSLEYEMIPFRPQGYKLLLIDTRVKHALANSEYNVRRAQCEEGVAIIQKSHPEAESLRDVSEVMLNKSKEKLSPVVFQRCLYVIQENERLMRACEALKQDDFISFGKEMFRSHDGLSKQYEVSCDRLDFLVEFARNFPGVAGARMMGGGFGGCTINLISAKEYQSFMKSTTAAFEKQFGKKPFYYEVSIENGARKIG is encoded by the coding sequence ATGATTGACGAAATCAGAAGTCTGTTCTATAATAAATTCAGCAGCAAAGGGGCTATGTATGCTGCTCCCGGACGCGTGAATCTGATAGGCGAACACACCGATTACAACAATGGATTTGTTTTGCCTGGCGCCATCAATAAATCGGTGATACTGGAAATTGCTCCGAATTACAATGAGCATTACAATATTTTTGCGGCTGACCTTGAACAAGAAATAACGTTTGAAGCCAATGGTCAGAAATCTGATTTATCCTGGGCCAACTACATCATCGGTGTCGTCATGGAAATGAAAGAACGCGGATTTACCGCTCCAGGATTCGATTGTGTGTTTCGTGGAAATATACCAAGAGGCGGCGGAATGTCATCGTCGGCGGCGCTTGAATCGGCTTTTGCTTTTGCCATCAACGACATGAATCATTTCAATATTTCGAAAAAAGAACTGGCAAAAATCGGACAGATGACTGAACACAACTACGCAGGCGTTCGCTGTGGCATCATGGATCAGTTTGCATCGCTGCACGGTGAAAAAGAAAAACTCATTCGTCTCGATTGCCGCTCACTTGAATACGAAATGATTCCATTCCGCCCGCAAGGATACAAATTGCTCTTGATAGACACGCGCGTTAAGCACGCTCTTGCCAATTCGGAATACAATGTGCGGCGCGCTCAGTGCGAAGAAGGCGTTGCCATCATTCAGAAATCACATCCCGAAGCAGAGAGTCTGCGCGATGTTTCGGAGGTTATGCTTAACAAATCAAAAGAAAAATTATCGCCGGTTGTATTCCAGCGTTGTTTATATGTTATTCAGGAAAACGAGCGTCTGATGCGGGCCTGCGAAGCACTGAAACAGGATGATTTTATTTCTTTCGGAAAAGAAATGTTCAGATCACACGACGGACTTAGCAAACAATATGAAGTGAGTTGCGACCGGCTCGATTTTCTGGTGGAATTTGCACGCAATTTTCCGGGAGTAGCGGGCGCGCGAATGATGGGAGGCGGCTTTGGCGGATGCACCATCAATCTGATTTCCGCAAAAGAATATCAATCCTTCATGAAATCGACAACCGCAGCATTCGAAAAACAATTCGGCAAAAAACCTTTTTATTATGAGGTTTCCATCGAAAATGGCGCGAGAAAAATCGGATAA
- a CDS encoding ribosomal protein S12 methylthiotransferase RimO → MVSVMKKSKVGIITMGCPKNLVDSEKLAAMLAGEGFEVEHEQADADIIIINTCGFINDAKEESINEILNHTSRKNANKNLKVIVTGCLTERYREDLKKEIPEADVFFGVNEYDKVVEYITGKSEKLQPERILGTPAHYAYLKISEGCNRTCSFCAIPLIRGQHVSVPEEELLKETELLALQGVKELIVIAQDTVSYGLDLYGERRIARLLRKLSEIKGIQWIRLMYTYPAGFPDDLIEEIAVNPKIVKYIDLPLQHISTSILHNMKRSIDRESTEALVSKIRSRIPDVAIRSTFIVGYPGEKASDYTELVQFIKESKFERFGVFAYSPEESTAAFLQKDNIPHKTKMLRMSGLLRYHEKASIEFNKKLVGKTLPVIVDEYNADEKCFYGRTPIDAPEIDNIVRLFVGSDHTLKPGDIVEAKVISSGIFDIDCEF, encoded by the coding sequence ATGGTTTCTGTTATGAAAAAAAGTAAAGTTGGTATAATAACCATGGGCTGTCCCAAAAATCTGGTTGACAGTGAAAAGCTGGCAGCAATGCTGGCCGGCGAAGGATTTGAAGTGGAGCATGAACAGGCCGATGCAGATATCATCATCATCAACACCTGTGGATTTATAAATGATGCAAAAGAAGAATCCATCAACGAAATTTTGAATCACACATCAAGAAAAAACGCGAATAAAAATCTGAAAGTTATTGTCACCGGTTGTTTGACAGAGCGATACCGCGAAGATCTGAAAAAAGAAATTCCTGAAGCAGATGTTTTTTTCGGTGTGAATGAATACGACAAAGTTGTAGAGTATATAACAGGTAAGTCTGAAAAGCTGCAGCCAGAACGGATTCTGGGTACTCCAGCACATTATGCATATCTGAAAATTTCGGAAGGGTGCAATCGCACCTGCAGTTTTTGTGCAATTCCTCTGATACGCGGGCAGCATGTGTCGGTGCCGGAGGAAGAACTTCTGAAAGAGACTGAATTACTGGCTTTGCAAGGAGTGAAGGAACTAATTGTGATTGCTCAGGATACGGTAAGTTACGGACTTGATTTGTATGGTGAACGCCGCATTGCGCGGTTGCTTCGCAAGCTTTCTGAAATAAAAGGAATTCAATGGATTCGTTTAATGTATACCTATCCAGCAGGTTTTCCTGATGATCTGATTGAAGAAATTGCAGTGAATCCGAAAATTGTAAAGTATATCGATCTGCCGCTGCAACATATAAGCACTTCCATACTGCATAATATGAAACGTTCGATTGACAGGGAATCTACGGAAGCACTTGTATCGAAGATCAGAAGCCGTATTCCGGATGTCGCCATTCGAAGCACATTCATTGTGGGTTATCCCGGTGAAAAGGCAAGTGACTATACGGAACTGGTACAATTTATTAAGGAATCGAAGTTTGAACGCTTCGGCGTTTTTGCATATTCTCCGGAAGAAAGTACAGCTGCCTTTTTGCAGAAGGACAACATTCCGCATAAAACGAAAATGCTCCGAATGTCCGGATTGCTTAGATATCACGAAAAGGCATCGATTGAATTCAATAAAAAGCTTGTTGGAAAAACGTTGCCGGTTATCGTGGATGAGTATAATGCGGATGAAAAATGTTTTTATGGACGCACACCCATCGATGCTCCTGAAATTGACAATATTGTGCGTTTGTTTGTTGGCAGCGATCACACATTAAAGCCCGGCGATATTGTTGAGGCGAAGGTTATTTCCTCCGGAATCTTTGATATTGATTGTGAGTTTTAA